A window of the Paenibacillus woosongensis genome harbors these coding sequences:
- a CDS encoding thiamine pyrophosphate-dependent enzyme gives MAMDIAKEKGTAKVEQRVVYESGNEMAAYAAHQINYHIMGYFPISPSTEIAQFLDLMKANGQHDIKLIPSDGEHSSAGICYGASTAGGRVFNATSANGYMYMLEQMPVQSGTRFPMVMNLVCRSVSGPLDIHGDHSDLYFALNTGWPILMCRDPQAVYDMNIMAIKLAEDPAVRLPVLVASDGYFTSHQKRRVYTFANREDVQKFIGEQPAGFPHTLDRNNPITVGPYMNEPDYINNCYQQSQAMYRAEDVFERIAGEYELLTGRKYEMLDLYRMEDAEVAVFLMNSASEIIKDVVDSLRSQGIKAGSIAPNMIRPFPQRQIAEALKNVKAVTVGDRADSYGAHGGNMTNEIKAALYTYGNTTTQVVSRVYGLGGKEFYAEDGHHLFSLAIEAAKKQKVDIPFDYYGHTPGDPDKAPKRVLNPLRFEDLKTGLIQVTKNEETGKLGVRIPPLRALTKKPKRIAPGHGACPGCGIFSGLELFFKGIEGDIVALFHTGCAMVVTTGYPYSSHKATYIHNLFQNGAATLSGVVEMFWERKRRGELDHLGLQDDFTFVMVTGDGGMDIGMGPAIGAALRNHRMIIIEYDNEGYMNTGAQLSYSTPLGHRTSTSNIGSVQKGKVFHHKDTAQIMAATNIPYVFTGSEAYPQDLVKKAAKAQWYAQNEGLVYGKILIACPLNWISPDDEGTNIVDAAVNSCFFPLYEVEHGSTTVTYNPEEKGKRVPLVDWLKTMGKTRHLTKPENSGALAEFEREVNRRWQVLLAKHEHPYL, from the coding sequence ATGGCGATGGATATTGCAAAAGAGAAAGGCACAGCCAAGGTGGAACAGCGGGTCGTTTATGAATCAGGTAATGAAATGGCGGCATACGCTGCCCATCAAATCAATTATCATATCATGGGATATTTTCCGATATCTCCATCCACGGAGATTGCCCAATTTCTCGATTTGATGAAGGCGAACGGACAGCATGACATCAAGCTGATACCTTCTGACGGGGAACATAGCTCTGCGGGGATTTGCTACGGGGCATCCACGGCGGGAGGCCGGGTCTTCAACGCCACGAGCGCGAACGGGTATATGTACATGCTGGAGCAGATGCCGGTTCAGTCTGGAACCCGATTCCCGATGGTCATGAATCTAGTGTGCCGGTCAGTGTCCGGACCGCTGGACATTCACGGCGACCATTCCGACTTGTATTTTGCGCTGAATACGGGGTGGCCGATCTTAATGTGCCGTGATCCCCAGGCCGTGTACGACATGAATATTATGGCGATCAAGCTGGCGGAAGATCCGGCGGTGAGGCTGCCCGTGCTCGTCGCTTCGGATGGGTACTTTACCTCGCACCAGAAACGCCGTGTGTATACATTCGCGAACCGCGAGGACGTACAGAAGTTTATCGGCGAACAACCCGCCGGTTTCCCGCATACACTGGACCGCAACAACCCGATTACCGTCGGCCCATACATGAATGAGCCTGATTATATCAACAACTGCTATCAGCAGTCCCAGGCAATGTACCGTGCTGAGGACGTGTTTGAACGCATTGCGGGAGAGTACGAGCTGCTGACGGGCAGAAAATACGAAATGCTTGATCTGTATCGGATGGAGGACGCCGAAGTAGCGGTATTTCTCATGAATTCGGCTTCGGAAATTATCAAAGACGTAGTTGACAGCTTGCGGAGCCAAGGCATCAAGGCGGGTTCGATTGCACCCAACATGATTCGACCGTTCCCGCAGCGGCAAATCGCTGAGGCGCTCAAAAACGTAAAGGCGGTTACGGTAGGCGACCGTGCTGATTCTTATGGAGCGCATGGCGGAAATATGACGAATGAAATCAAAGCGGCGCTATATACGTATGGCAATACGACAACCCAGGTGGTCAGCCGCGTATATGGTTTGGGCGGGAAGGAATTTTACGCTGAGGACGGCCATCATTTGTTCTCCTTGGCGATCGAGGCGGCGAAGAAGCAAAAGGTCGACATCCCGTTCGATTATTACGGACATACGCCGGGAGATCCTGACAAGGCGCCTAAACGGGTGCTGAACCCGCTTCGCTTCGAGGATTTGAAGACCGGCCTGATTCAGGTAACCAAAAATGAGGAGACCGGGAAGCTGGGCGTTCGCATACCGCCGCTGCGTGCTTTGACGAAGAAGCCGAAGCGCATTGCGCCAGGGCATGGGGCGTGTCCGGGCTGTGGCATTTTCTCCGGACTGGAGCTGTTTTTTAAAGGGATCGAAGGCGACATCGTCGCGCTGTTCCATACCGGCTGTGCCATGGTCGTTACAACCGGGTATCCGTACTCCTCACATAAGGCAACCTATATCCATAACCTGTTCCAAAACGGGGCCGCAACCTTATCTGGGGTAGTTGAGATGTTCTGGGAGCGCAAGCGCCGGGGAGAGCTAGATCATCTCGGGCTTCAGGATGATTTCACCTTTGTCATGGTAACCGGCGACGGCGGAATGGATATCGGCATGGGACCGGCCATTGGCGCTGCGCTTCGCAATCATCGGATGATAATTATCGAATACGACAATGAAGGGTATATGAACACAGGGGCTCAGCTATCTTATTCAACGCCGCTAGGTCATCGGACTTCAACTTCGAATATTGGCTCGGTGCAAAAAGGGAAAGTGTTCCATCACAAAGATACGGCGCAGATTATGGCGGCGACGAACATCCCTTACGTATTCACCGGAAGCGAAGCCTATCCGCAGGATTTGGTCAAGAAAGCGGCCAAAGCTCAGTGGTATGCTCAGAACGAAGGGCTTGTATATGGTAAAATATTGATAGCATGCCCGCTAAACTGGATCAGCCCTGATGATGAGGGCACGAACATCGTGGACGCCGCGGTGAATTCCTGCTTTTTCCCGCTCTATGAAGTGGAGCATGGCAGTACGACGGTCACCTACAATCCGGAGGAGAAGGGCAAACGCGTTCCACTGGTGGATTGGCTCAAGACGATGGGCAAGACCCGCCATCTCACGAAGCCGGAGAACAGTGGAGCATTAGCAGAGTTCGAGCGCGAAGTGAACCGGAGATGGCAAGTTTTATTGGCGAAGCATGAGCATCCGTATTTGTAG
- a CDS encoding acryloyl-CoA reductase, with amino-acid sequence MGKKTSFRAYRVNQNEDGFSAGVETVQISDLQESDVELEVHYSSVNYKDGLASSPKGKVVSSYPRILGIDLAGKVISSSSPDFQPGDEVLSTGYGLGVSHDGGYAEIARVPADWLVKLPEGLTLRESMALGTAGFTAALSVDRLLHNGLQPSSGPVLVRGATGGVGSIAVNILGKLGFEVVAATGKPETEASLLNWGASSVISREAAAAEVKGALGKTRWAAVVDPVGGEGLGEIMKTVKYGGSVALSGLTGGGTYEASVFPYILRGVNLLGIDSVYCAQAKRLELWQKLASEWKPEQLLREGVTTYNLNQVEEALATVLSGRAIGRQIITLKSV; translated from the coding sequence GTGGGAAAGAAAACTTCATTTCGCGCGTATCGCGTAAATCAGAATGAAGACGGCTTCTCCGCAGGCGTCGAAACGGTTCAGATTTCCGATTTGCAAGAGAGCGACGTTGAGCTTGAAGTGCACTACTCCAGCGTCAATTACAAGGATGGCCTGGCCAGCAGCCCAAAGGGCAAGGTGGTCAGCAGCTATCCGCGAATTCTAGGCATCGATTTGGCCGGCAAGGTGATTTCTTCGTCCAGCCCGGATTTTCAGCCGGGAGATGAGGTGTTGAGCACAGGCTACGGCCTAGGAGTATCTCATGACGGAGGATATGCCGAAATTGCCCGCGTTCCGGCGGATTGGCTCGTCAAGCTGCCCGAGGGGCTAACCCTCAGGGAAAGCATGGCGCTGGGAACCGCAGGTTTTACCGCTGCCTTATCTGTGGATCGATTGCTCCATAACGGGCTTCAGCCAAGCAGCGGCCCTGTTCTTGTTCGCGGGGCAACAGGCGGCGTTGGCAGTATTGCCGTGAACATTCTGGGTAAGCTCGGCTTTGAAGTTGTTGCGGCGACCGGAAAGCCTGAGACGGAAGCCTCCTTGCTTAACTGGGGTGCGTCGTCCGTTATTTCACGGGAGGCGGCTGCCGCGGAGGTTAAGGGCGCGCTAGGCAAGACCCGCTGGGCGGCTGTCGTCGACCCCGTTGGAGGCGAGGGCCTAGGCGAGATTATGAAAACTGTCAAATATGGCGGTTCGGTGGCGCTGTCTGGTTTGACGGGCGGCGGAACCTATGAAGCCTCGGTTTTTCCTTATATTTTGCGGGGCGTTAACTTGCTTGGCATCGATTCCGTGTACTGCGCGCAGGCGAAACGGCTGGAGTTATGGCAGAAGCTGGCGAGTGAATGGAAGCCAGAGCAACTGCTTCGGGAAGGTGTGACAACCTATAACCTGAACCAGGTGGAGGAAGCATTAGCGACCGTACTGAGCGGCAGGGCGATAGGCCGTCAAATCATAACTTTGAAATCCGTCTAG
- a CDS encoding MogA/MoaB family molybdenum cofactor biosynthesis protein has translation MKSVEQHRQEAPRQVSCMIVTVSDTRTPENDTSGKLIRQLLEAGGCKVVKYVIIKDEYDQIRQLLREAASDRSIEAVLLSGGTGISPRDTTYEAVRSLLNKEMPGFGEIFRYLSFTEDIGSAAILSRAIAGTISNMAVFSMPGSQAAVKLAMERIIIPELGHVMREINKM, from the coding sequence ATGAAATCCGTAGAACAACACCGTCAGGAAGCGCCCCGGCAAGTTTCCTGCATGATTGTGACCGTGTCCGATACCCGGACTCCCGAAAATGACACCAGCGGGAAATTGATACGGCAGCTATTGGAAGCCGGCGGCTGCAAGGTCGTGAAGTACGTGATTATCAAAGACGAATACGACCAGATTCGCCAGCTCCTGCGTGAAGCGGCTTCCGACCGCAGCATCGAAGCGGTCCTGCTTAGCGGAGGCACGGGAATATCGCCCCGGGATACCACATATGAAGCGGTACGCAGCCTGCTGAATAAAGAAATGCCCGGGTTCGGTGAAATTTTCCGTTACTTAAGCTTTACGGAGGATATCGGCTCGGCAGCTATACTAAGCCGCGCGATTGCCGGCACGATCAGCAATATGGCCGTCTTCTCCATGCCCGGCTCTCAGGCTGCTGTCAAGCTTGCCATGGAGCGAATCATCATACCCGAGCTTGGACATGTCATGCGCGAAATCAATAAAATGTAA
- a CDS encoding CobW family GTP-binding protein, which produces MSQAKLNQATPVYILSGFLGSGKTTLLQRMLSYWKEQGLKPAIIMNEIGDINLDGLIVGDEVPMAEMLGGCICCTVRGDLSVQMFELIRDERPDVIVIEATGAANPLEILDAVTEVSLTAKIDIKPMITVVDSVHFLELHAAQKGKTYRLMMEQIRCGSVLIVNKIDRLQSGQVQEIEDLLRRLNPYAELLPAVKCGVNIEHLMTLYDDLQGIHDYKEHASSCSHGVGCQCGEHADSSTHGHREAHGHGHLHHTHEHVTVYSHYFQGPVNSEQFESFIAELPREVYRAKGVLSFSDTSSRFLFQYAYREPDYLKITPQGNVPDVVVFIGEHFDKNKLADRLRELEALSL; this is translated from the coding sequence ATGTCACAAGCGAAATTGAATCAAGCCACGCCGGTTTACATATTGTCCGGGTTTCTCGGGAGCGGGAAAACGACGCTGCTGCAGCGGATGCTGTCATACTGGAAAGAGCAAGGCTTAAAACCGGCGATTATCATGAACGAAATTGGCGATATTAATTTGGACGGTTTGATTGTCGGAGATGAGGTGCCGATGGCGGAAATGCTTGGGGGATGCATCTGCTGTACGGTTCGGGGAGACCTCAGCGTGCAAATGTTCGAGCTCATTCGGGATGAGCGGCCGGATGTCATCGTGATCGAGGCTACAGGGGCAGCCAATCCGCTCGAAATATTGGACGCCGTAACCGAAGTTTCCTTAACAGCCAAAATCGATATCAAGCCGATGATTACGGTCGTGGATTCGGTTCATTTCCTGGAGCTGCATGCGGCGCAGAAAGGAAAGACCTACCGGCTGATGATGGAGCAGATTCGCTGCGGTTCCGTTCTGATCGTCAACAAAATCGACAGATTGCAGAGTGGGCAAGTGCAGGAAATCGAGGATTTGCTCCGGCGGTTGAATCCATATGCGGAGCTTCTGCCCGCCGTTAAATGCGGCGTGAATATCGAACACCTTATGACATTGTATGATGATCTGCAAGGAATTCATGATTATAAAGAACATGCGTCATCCTGCAGTCACGGCGTCGGTTGTCAGTGCGGAGAGCATGCTGACAGCAGCACTCATGGACATAGGGAAGCTCATGGGCATGGGCATCTGCATCATACTCATGAACACGTCACCGTGTACAGCCATTATTTTCAAGGGCCTGTTAACAGCGAGCAATTCGAGAGCTTCATCGCCGAGCTTCCCCGGGAGGTCTACCGGGCCAAAGGCGTGTTGAGCTTCTCCGACACGTCCAGCCGTTTTTTGTTCCAATATGCTTACCGTGAACCGGATTATTTGAAAATAACGCCTCAAGGCAATGTGCCGGATGTCGTCGTGTTCATTGGCGAGCATTTCGATAAAAACAAGCTGGCAGACCGGCTTCGCGAGCTGGAGGCCTTATCTCTCTGA
- a CDS encoding four-helix bundle copper-binding protein: MIQEKYRECIQACLACMNACNYCYVSSLKEYDLAMLRECIRLDRECAEICSFVAEALSRSTPFAKELCELCAKACDACAEECGKHEHHHCKQCEQSCRRCAEICRGMITAA; the protein is encoded by the coding sequence ATGATTCAGGAAAAATACAGGGAATGCATCCAAGCTTGCCTAGCGTGCATGAATGCATGCAATTACTGCTATGTCTCCAGCTTGAAGGAATACGATTTGGCGATGCTGCGGGAATGTATACGGCTTGACCGGGAATGCGCGGAGATCTGTTCTTTTGTTGCAGAAGCGCTATCGCGCAGCACGCCTTTTGCCAAAGAGCTTTGTGAACTGTGCGCGAAAGCCTGCGACGCTTGCGCAGAGGAATGCGGGAAGCATGAACATCATCACTGCAAGCAATGCGAGCAGTCTTGCCGAAGATGTGCGGAAATTTGCCGCGGTATGATTACGGCAGCCTAA
- a CDS encoding S-layer homology domain-containing protein, giving the protein MMNPKLKLTAALLLSSSLLLASSAAAFQDVEGRDAAITKSLHERGIIHGMTKEKFAPKSQLTGAQGVRMIVQALDLKGKSKASPGVKGGAAFWYSESLQIAKDNGIQLPADFKPNEKLSREAFANMLMQGVAATGDYPVIMMYVNIADSDQVNPDYMSNIQTLLLTKIASLDDDGKFHPKTPITRIEAARLVYQAAEFVRQHKDNVIPGKDDDQQLNQVSYQTVKVNDQVNKVVLTRANQPHPGYGIAVAKIEFKARTAVVYYELLSPDPGKFYPQVITDSKTETYVSSQYEVVIKPLKK; this is encoded by the coding sequence ATGATGAATCCAAAATTGAAGCTGACAGCTGCGCTCCTGTTGTCCAGCTCGCTGCTACTGGCTTCCTCGGCAGCTGCCTTCCAGGACGTCGAGGGAAGGGACGCGGCAATTACGAAGTCTCTGCATGAAAGGGGCATTATCCATGGCATGACCAAGGAGAAATTCGCGCCGAAAAGCCAGCTTACCGGGGCGCAGGGTGTGCGAATGATCGTGCAGGCACTGGATTTGAAGGGCAAAAGCAAAGCCAGCCCTGGCGTAAAAGGCGGTGCGGCGTTCTGGTATTCCGAGTCGCTGCAGATTGCCAAAGACAACGGCATCCAATTGCCTGCGGATTTCAAGCCGAACGAGAAGCTGAGCCGCGAAGCTTTTGCCAATATGCTGATGCAGGGCGTAGCTGCGACCGGCGATTATCCGGTAATTATGATGTATGTGAACATCGCCGATTCGGATCAGGTAAATCCGGATTACATGAGCAACATCCAAACGCTGCTGCTGACGAAAATTGCGTCGCTGGATGACGACGGAAAGTTCCACCCCAAAACGCCGATTACCCGAATTGAAGCCGCCCGCCTTGTATACCAAGCCGCGGAGTTTGTTCGGCAGCATAAGGACAACGTTATTCCGGGCAAAGACGACGACCAGCAGTTGAACCAGGTTTCTTACCAAACCGTGAAGGTGAATGACCAGGTGAATAAAGTCGTCCTAACCCGGGCGAATCAGCCTCATCCGGGCTATGGCATTGCCGTAGCCAAAATTGAGTTCAAGGCTAGGACCGCGGTTGTATATTACGAGCTGTTGTCGCCGGACCCTGGCAAGTTCTACCCGCAGGTCATTACGGATTCCAAGACGGAAACGTATGTATCCAGCCAATATGAAGTGGTTATTAAACCGCTGAAAAAATAA
- a CDS encoding ABC transporter ATP-binding protein has product MHTHTGKALFKYALTAKNTFILALVMLAIGVAADLAGPFIARSMIDDHMLAIERPFYETSGPGKETVSYDGRYFKRGDRFAADEAKGQEVRILQTGKIFVFIDEPVTNPSGDRRFQDGMLTIDYNGSKSEYPAVKLTKTELFAFYQPEVPGILTLVGWYFAFLAVGIVMEFGKTYWLQSSANKVIQKLRVDVYSHIQRLPVNYFDNLPAGKVVSRVTNDTEAVKDLFIAVLSNFFSGVINMLGVYVALFLLDVRLGLICLFVVPVIWIWVVLYRKFATKYNTIIRSRLSEINAMINESIQGMSIIRIFRREEQTKEEFENLNNDYMKHQNKMLNLNALTSHNLVNVIRSLSFAIVLWHFGSAQLTGAGIISLGVLYAFVDVLGRLFQPITGMVNQLAALDSSMVSAGRVFKLMDEPGEPVTDGGMPRYKGNVEFKNVSFAYKKDYVLKNINFEAKQGQTVALVGHTGSGKSSIINLLFRFYDPQKGTITIDGQNVTELPKQWIRQHMGIVLQDPYLFTGTIASNVSLGDERISRASVEKALADVGATRILQHLPKGIDEPVVEKGSTLSAGERQLISFARALAFDPAILILDEATANIDTETEALIQSALEVLKRGRTTFIIAHRLSTIRSADQILVLHRGEIVERGTHEELLALGGRYYQMYRLQLGAAEEAASEPLPQHAGAVATRAAVNPS; this is encoded by the coding sequence ATGCATACACATACAGGTAAAGCATTGTTTAAATACGCCTTGACGGCAAAAAATACATTTATCCTAGCCCTGGTTATGCTGGCGATCGGCGTTGCCGCCGATCTGGCCGGCCCCTTCATCGCCCGCTCCATGATCGATGATCACATGCTGGCGATCGAGCGGCCTTTTTACGAGACATCCGGGCCCGGCAAAGAAACTGTTTCTTATGATGGACGTTACTTCAAGCGCGGAGACCGCTTTGCGGCTGATGAAGCCAAAGGCCAGGAGGTTCGCATTCTGCAGACGGGCAAGATCTTCGTCTTCATTGACGAGCCTGTGACAAATCCAAGCGGGGACCGCCGTTTTCAGGATGGCATGCTGACCATTGATTATAACGGGAGCAAATCCGAGTATCCGGCAGTCAAGCTGACAAAAACGGAATTATTCGCGTTCTATCAACCGGAAGTTCCCGGTATTCTGACATTGGTCGGCTGGTATTTCGCCTTTCTGGCGGTCGGCATCGTCATGGAGTTCGGCAAAACCTACTGGCTGCAATCTTCCGCGAACAAGGTCATTCAGAAGCTGCGCGTTGATGTATATAGCCATATTCAGCGCCTGCCGGTCAACTACTTTGACAACCTGCCGGCTGGCAAGGTCGTTTCCCGGGTAACGAATGATACCGAGGCGGTCAAAGATTTGTTTATCGCCGTTCTCTCCAATTTCTTCTCGGGCGTGATAAACATGCTGGGGGTGTACGTAGCCCTGTTCCTGCTCGATGTCAGGCTGGGACTCATTTGCCTTTTCGTCGTGCCGGTCATTTGGATTTGGGTTGTGCTCTACCGAAAATTTGCTACGAAATACAACACCATCATCCGTTCCCGGCTGAGCGAGATCAACGCGATGATCAACGAATCGATTCAAGGCATGTCGATCATCCGGATATTCCGGCGCGAAGAGCAAACCAAGGAAGAATTCGAAAACCTGAACAACGATTACATGAAGCACCAAAACAAGATGCTCAACCTGAATGCCTTGACCTCGCATAATCTCGTCAACGTCATCCGCAGCTTGTCATTTGCGATCGTCCTATGGCATTTCGGTTCGGCTCAATTGACCGGAGCAGGAATTATTTCCCTTGGTGTACTGTACGCCTTCGTGGATGTGCTCGGCCGGTTATTTCAGCCGATTACCGGCATGGTCAATCAGCTTGCGGCACTGGACTCATCCATGGTGTCCGCCGGTCGTGTATTCAAGCTGATGGATGAGCCCGGCGAGCCTGTCACTGACGGCGGAATGCCGCGCTACAAGGGGAATGTCGAGTTCAAAAACGTCTCCTTCGCCTACAAGAAGGATTACGTGCTCAAAAATATTAACTTTGAGGCAAAGCAAGGGCAGACCGTCGCCTTGGTAGGGCATACCGGCTCAGGCAAAAGCTCGATCATCAATTTGCTATTCCGCTTCTATGATCCTCAGAAGGGAACGATTACGATTGACGGCCAGAATGTCACCGAACTGCCGAAGCAATGGATTCGCCAGCATATGGGCATCGTCCTGCAGGACCCGTACTTATTTACGGGTACGATCGCCTCGAATGTAAGCCTCGGTGACGAGCGGATCAGCCGGGCTAGCGTTGAAAAGGCTTTGGCCGATGTAGGCGCAACGCGTATTCTGCAGCATCTGCCTAAAGGCATCGATGAGCCCGTAGTGGAGAAAGGAAGCACACTATCCGCCGGAGAGCGGCAGCTGATTTCCTTTGCCAGAGCACTGGCCTTCGATCCGGCGATCCTGATTCTGGATGAAGCGACGGCCAATATCGATACCGAGACGGAGGCGCTGATCCAGTCCGCGTTAGAAGTGCTTAAGCGCGGCCGTACGACATTCATCATCGCCCACCGCCTCTCGACGATCCGCAGCGCCGACCAAATTCTCGTGCTGCATCGAGGCGAAATCGTGGAACGGGGTACCCATGAAGAGCTGCTCGCCCTAGGCGGAAGATACTATCAAATGTATCGCCTGCAGCTGGGCGCAGCGGAAGAAGCGGCATCAGAGCCGCTTCCACAGCACGCAGGTGCGGTGGCTACACGGGCAGCGGTTAACCCGAGCTAA
- a CDS encoding ABC transporter ATP-binding protein, with the protein MFSVLHKLGWFFQREKRRYTIGLILLIITGIIELLPPRLLGAAIDDIVIGSISWESLTQYILLIAGVLIIIYYMTYIWMHKLFGGSNLIERLLRTRFMNHLLRMTPPFFERSRTGDLMARATNDLRSVAQTAGFGMLTLTDSTAYLSVIFIAMGTLISWKLTLAAIIPLPFIALAMMIYGRIIHQRYTLAQDAFGDMNDQVLESVAGVRVIRAYVQERLDEKRFQDVTDDVYRKNLAVARVDAYFEPTIRLCVGLSYAIGLTYGIYLVFHNELTLGDLVSFNMYLGMMIWPMFAIGELINIMQRGGASLDRVNETLNVKPDVEDAADPVHVDYPDTIEFNNVTFQYPTSAQVNLDSIHLKIRRGETLGVVGRTGSGKSTLLKQLLHEYPLGTGELTISGIPLQNITLSQLHGWVGYVPQEQILFSKSVRQNIQFGLKDASDDEIMEAIRTAAFDQDLGTLSDGLDTLVGEKGVALSGGQKQRVSLARAFIANPEILILDDALSAVDARTEARIVDNIRSKRSGKTTLISTHRLSAVEHADWIVVLEKGRIIEQGTHQELLQANGWYREQYERQQVESNLDGEVS; encoded by the coding sequence ATGTTTTCCGTTCTTCACAAGCTAGGCTGGTTCTTCCAGCGAGAAAAAAGGCGATACACGATCGGCTTAATCCTGCTGATTATCACCGGGATTATTGAGCTGCTTCCGCCTCGGCTGCTAGGTGCAGCGATCGACGATATCGTCATTGGTTCCATTAGCTGGGAGTCGCTCACCCAATATATCCTGCTCATTGCCGGCGTACTCATCATCATTTACTACATGACCTACATATGGATGCATAAGCTGTTCGGCGGTTCCAATCTGATTGAAAGGCTGCTGCGCACGCGGTTTATGAACCATTTGCTAAGGATGACGCCGCCGTTCTTTGAACGGAGCCGTACCGGGGACCTTATGGCAAGAGCAACGAACGATTTGAGATCCGTTGCCCAGACAGCCGGCTTCGGCATGCTGACACTTACCGACTCAACGGCTTACTTGTCAGTCATCTTCATCGCCATGGGCACGCTGATCAGTTGGAAGCTAACGCTCGCCGCAATCATTCCGCTCCCATTCATCGCCCTGGCCATGATGATTTACGGCCGCATCATCCACCAGCGCTATACGCTGGCTCAGGATGCGTTTGGCGATATGAACGACCAGGTGCTGGAATCGGTCGCCGGAGTGCGCGTCATACGCGCCTATGTACAGGAGCGGCTTGATGAGAAGCGGTTCCAGGACGTTACTGACGACGTGTACCGCAAAAATCTGGCTGTTGCACGGGTCGATGCCTATTTCGAGCCGACGATACGGCTCTGCGTCGGGCTCAGTTACGCCATCGGTCTGACCTACGGCATATACCTCGTGTTTCATAACGAGCTGACCTTAGGCGACCTCGTGTCATTTAATATGTATCTCGGTATGATGATCTGGCCAATGTTCGCCATCGGTGAATTGATCAATATCATGCAGCGCGGCGGCGCTTCCCTCGACCGGGTGAACGAGACGCTGAACGTCAAGCCCGACGTCGAGGACGCGGCCGATCCGGTCCATGTCGATTATCCCGATACCATTGAATTTAATAATGTCACTTTTCAATACCCGACGTCGGCACAGGTTAACCTCGACAGCATTCATCTGAAGATTCGCCGCGGCGAGACGCTTGGCGTCGTCGGGCGTACCGGCAGCGGCAAATCTACGCTGCTGAAGCAGCTGCTGCACGAATATCCGCTAGGAACCGGCGAGCTGACGATTTCCGGCATTCCGCTTCAAAATATCACGCTGTCTCAACTGCATGGCTGGGTCGGTTACGTGCCGCAGGAACAGATTCTGTTCTCCAAGAGCGTCAGGCAGAACATTCAATTTGGCCTCAAGGACGCTTCGGATGACGAGATTATGGAGGCGATTCGTACCGCTGCGTTCGATCAGGATCTGGGAACTTTGTCCGACGGGCTGGATACGCTGGTTGGCGAGAAAGGCGTGGCCCTCTCCGGAGGACAGAAGCAGCGGGTATCGCTGGCAAGAGCCTTTATCGCCAATCCGGAAATCCTAATTCTCGATGATGCGCTTTCGGCCGTTGACGCCCGTACGGAAGCCCGAATCGTCGACAATATCCGAAGCAAGCGTTCCGGCAAAACCACGCTCATCTCCACGCACCGGCTATCCGCGGTGGAGCATGCCGACTGGATCGTCGTGCTGGAGAAGGGACGCATTATCGAGCAAGGTACACACCAGGAGCTGCTTCAGGCGAATGGCTGGTACCGCGAACAATATGAGCGTCAACAGGTTGAATCCAACCTTGACGGGGAGGTGTCCTAA
- a CDS encoding HesB/YadR/YfhF family protein, with protein sequence MINVTKEAAGWFKNELGVQEGQAIRFFARYSAGGTIHPGFALGIGIDTPVSPGAVAEVEGITFYMEDKDLWYLKGYNLNVLYDLKHNDIEYEYETAEAQD encoded by the coding sequence ATGATCAACGTTACAAAAGAAGCGGCTGGCTGGTTCAAAAACGAACTTGGCGTACAAGAGGGTCAGGCGATCCGCTTTTTTGCGAGATATAGTGCGGGAGGAACCATCCACCCGGGATTTGCGCTGGGCATCGGCATTGATACCCCGGTCTCGCCGGGAGCTGTAGCTGAGGTGGAAGGAATTACGTTCTACATGGAAGACAAGGATTTGTGGTATTTGAAGGGATACAACCTGAACGTTCTATATGACCTGAAGCACAACGATATCGAGTATGAGTACGAAACGGCCGAGGCGCAGGATTAG